A single window of Pseudomonadota bacterium DNA harbors:
- a CDS encoding NAD(P)(+) transhydrogenase (Re/Si-specific) subunit beta, with product MHLNTDFFAFAYLVATILFIFGLKSLSHPKTALRGNRLSMLSMGLAVMVTFFHPSVSNYGLILAGLAIGALIGVPLAVRIKMTAMPQLVAMLHSFVGLAAVLVAAGTYLMHAQQGHLNAVLLLELIIGSAIGAVTFTGSLIAFGKLQALLGSAPLVFKGQHLVNALLILAVFVLSALFAVNHSVVLFATVTALSLLLGFLIVLPIGGSDMPVVVSMLNSYSGWAASATGFTLNNPLLIATGALVGSSGAILSYIMCKAMNRSLLNVILGGFGNTAQAAVAGASAKSCRSASTEDAAFMFENASSLIVIPGYGMAVAQAQHAVKELYEQLQHRGVDVKFAIHPVAGRMPGHMNVLLAESEIPYDSVLELEDINPEFARADAVLIIGANDVVNPAARTNKASPLYGMPILEAYKAKMVYVIKRSMNPGYSGVENDLFYLDNCALIFGDAKKVCEGLVNCLKSA from the coding sequence ATGCATCTAAATACCGATTTTTTCGCGTTTGCGTACCTCGTTGCGACTATCTTATTTATCTTCGGCCTTAAGAGCTTGAGCCATCCTAAGACAGCGCTGCGCGGTAACCGTTTATCTATGTTGAGTATGGGGCTCGCCGTCATGGTGACGTTCTTTCACCCGAGCGTAAGCAACTACGGCCTTATTCTTGCGGGACTCGCGATCGGCGCGCTGATCGGGGTGCCACTGGCTGTTAGGATTAAGATGACGGCGATGCCGCAGCTAGTAGCCATGTTGCATAGTTTTGTAGGTTTGGCAGCGGTTCTGGTAGCTGCTGGAACCTATCTGATGCATGCGCAGCAGGGGCATCTTAATGCCGTTCTCCTGCTTGAATTGATTATAGGAAGCGCTATTGGAGCTGTGACGTTCACCGGGTCACTGATCGCATTTGGCAAACTTCAGGCGCTGCTTGGCTCGGCTCCATTAGTATTCAAGGGGCAGCATCTGGTGAACGCGCTCTTAATCCTTGCGGTCTTTGTGCTTTCAGCGCTCTTTGCGGTTAACCACAGCGTAGTTTTATTTGCAACTGTGACGGCGCTCTCGCTACTCTTGGGATTCTTGATAGTTCTTCCGATCGGGGGCTCAGATATGCCCGTGGTTGTCTCAATGCTTAACTCTTATTCCGGCTGGGCGGCATCCGCCACAGGCTTTACCCTCAACAATCCCCTCCTGATAGCAACCGGAGCTTTGGTTGGCTCTAGCGGTGCGATCCTCTCTTATATCATGTGTAAAGCCATGAATCGCTCGTTGCTCAACGTTATCTTGGGTGGTTTCGGGAACACCGCCCAGGCAGCGGTTGCAGGTGCTAGCGCCAAGTCGTGTCGCTCCGCCAGCACCGAGGATGCCGCGTTTATGTTTGAGAACGCCTCAAGCCTGATAGTTATTCCCGGCTACGGAATGGCGGTCGCACAAGCGCAGCACGCTGTAAAGGAGCTCTACGAGCAGCTTCAGCACAGGGGGGTTGATGTTAAGTTTGCAATACATCCGGTGGCTGGTCGAATGCCGGGCCATATGAACGTGCTGCTAGCTGAGTCTGAGATTCCATACGATTCAGTGCTTGAGCTAGAGGATATTAACCCCGAGTTTGCACGGGCTGATGCGGTGCTTATCATCGGCGCGAACGATGTCGTAAACCCTGCGGCACGTACTAATAAAGCGAGCCCCCTATACGGGATGCCTATCCTCGAAGCCTACAAAGCTAAGATGGTGTACGTTATCAAGCGCTCTATGAATCCGGGCTACTCCGGGGTCGAAAACGATCTCTTTTACCTCGATAACTGTGCCCTTATATTCGGCGATGCTAAGAAGGTCTGTGAGGGGCTTGTTAACTGCCTCAAGTCAGCCTAA
- a CDS encoding proton-translocating transhydrogenase family protein, which translates to MSETMIAIYVFTLACLVGYHVIWGVTPALHTPLMAVTNAISAILVIGAMFVAGSVEASNSVWIQMLGFSAVVLASINIFGGFVVTNRILAMFKKRS; encoded by the coding sequence ATGTCAGAAACAATGATAGCGATCTACGTTTTTACACTAGCATGCCTCGTAGGCTACCACGTAATTTGGGGGGTAACGCCAGCGCTGCACACCCCACTGATGGCCGTTACCAACGCCATAAGTGCGATTCTTGTGATCGGCGCCATGTTTGTAGCCGGCTCTGTCGAAGCATCTAACTCTGTCTGGATCCAGATGCTCGGTTTTTCTGCCGTAGTGTTGGCCTCAATTAATATCTTTGGTGGGTTCGTTGTGACCAATCGTATCTTAGCGATGTTTAAAAAGAGATCTTAA
- a CDS encoding Re/Si-specific NAD(P)(+) transhydrogenase subunit alpha: MKIGVTVGIPKETGHGETRVAATPDSVKRLMKCGFDLNIETGAGVAAGFLDSDYEAAGAKIVSTEDAWSTPIVAKIAPPTSKEAPALQSGAMIVSLMEPFRNGPLLEWFAQHKVDALALEAIPRTSRAQSMDVLSSQAGIAGYRAVLEAAQHYGRFFPMMMTSAGSAKATKVTVLGVGVAGLQAIATAKKLGATVEAYDVRPEVRDQILSLGAKPIEIKLDESGVGEGGYAKELSAESKQRIQAVLDDHLSKSDIIISTANVPGRKAPILISEAVVAKMRCGSVIVDMATPSGGNCTLSKPDEVVEVHGVKIIGYTNYPAMMATDSSSFFARNIVSLLDLFVAPQENGGATYIVNLEDDIIEASILVHQGIMRMKGK; encoded by the coding sequence ATGAAGATCGGAGTTACAGTCGGTATTCCCAAGGAAACTGGGCACGGTGAAACCCGTGTTGCAGCGACCCCCGATTCGGTCAAGAGACTCATGAAATGTGGGTTTGACCTGAATATTGAAACAGGCGCTGGGGTAGCCGCCGGCTTTCTCGATAGCGATTACGAAGCTGCGGGTGCCAAGATCGTCTCAACTGAGGATGCCTGGTCAACCCCAATTGTAGCGAAGATTGCGCCGCCCACCTCAAAGGAGGCGCCTGCGTTACAGTCAGGGGCTATGATCGTTTCACTCATGGAGCCTTTTAGAAACGGCCCGCTGCTTGAATGGTTCGCGCAGCACAAAGTAGATGCTCTAGCACTTGAGGCGATCCCCAGAACCTCTCGTGCTCAATCGATGGACGTTCTCTCATCACAGGCTGGCATCGCGGGCTACCGCGCTGTACTTGAAGCCGCGCAGCACTACGGGCGCTTCTTTCCGATGATGATGACATCGGCTGGATCTGCGAAAGCTACAAAGGTAACAGTTCTTGGAGTCGGAGTAGCGGGGCTACAGGCGATAGCAACAGCTAAAAAACTTGGGGCAACGGTAGAGGCATACGATGTACGTCCAGAGGTTCGCGATCAGATCCTATCTCTCGGTGCCAAGCCAATTGAGATTAAACTCGATGAGTCCGGGGTCGGAGAGGGTGGCTACGCCAAGGAGCTCTCAGCCGAGTCAAAACAGAGGATACAGGCTGTACTAGATGATCACCTTTCTAAGAGCGACATTATCATTAGCACCGCAAATGTTCCTGGACGCAAAGCTCCGATCCTTATCTCTGAGGCGGTCGTAGCAAAGATGCGCTGTGGCTCAGTTATAGTAGATATGGCCACGCCCAGTGGTGGGAATTGCACCTTGAGCAAACCTGACGAAGTGGTTGAGGTGCATGGTGTAAAGATAATCGGGTACACAAATTATCCAGCTATGATGGCGACCGATTCAAGTAGCTTCTTTGCAAGAAATATCGTCTCGTTGTTAGATCTCTTTGTCGCGCCGCAGGAGAATGGAGGGGCGACCTATATCGTAAACCTGGAGGATGATATTATCGAAGCATCGATCCTCGTTCACCAGGGTATTATGCGTATGAAGGGAAAATAG